In Alicyclobacillus macrosporangiidus CPP55, a single window of DNA contains:
- a CDS encoding MFS transporter yields MRHTSNWTPAILLSLVPWLMVLGNSVLIPGLPEMANRMQVSRLQISLVITLFSLPAGVVIPFAGMLSDRFGRKAVIAPALLVFGAGGLMAGLASWFLPRPYPFVLAGRVIQGLGAAGTAPIAMALVGDLFQGAERARVLGINEAGNAFGKVVSPIVGAAVGLLAWFAVFFVFPVLCLPLAAAIWWLVPSRKGEPAASRTDGGAEGRSYFSNLLQVFRREGRWLSVTYLCGATALFTLFGVLFYLSELLEKQYGIDGLRKGLILAIPLGVLTLTSVAAGIIIRRRRRRMKWMLIGGLCSMAASLVACGSLAQRAWPLVCLLSLSALGTGCVLPSLNMLITSAVDSALRGVVTSFYGSVRFLGVAAGPPAITYLMTLPRVWMFAAVAALCVVCAVLAVWFIRSEETSPGGGRTSPGSVHGEGGASLRLRRRTKA; encoded by the coding sequence TGGACACCGGCGATCCTCCTCAGTCTGGTCCCCTGGTTGATGGTGCTCGGCAATTCTGTACTGATCCCTGGCCTGCCGGAGATGGCGAATCGCATGCAGGTGAGCCGGCTCCAAATCAGCCTGGTGATCACCCTGTTCTCTTTGCCGGCCGGCGTGGTCATTCCCTTCGCCGGCATGCTCTCCGACCGATTTGGACGCAAGGCGGTGATCGCCCCGGCCCTGTTGGTGTTCGGCGCGGGCGGTCTGATGGCCGGGCTGGCCAGCTGGTTCCTGCCTCGTCCGTACCCTTTCGTCCTGGCGGGCCGCGTGATCCAAGGGCTCGGCGCCGCGGGCACCGCGCCCATCGCCATGGCACTCGTCGGCGATCTGTTTCAGGGTGCCGAACGGGCGCGCGTGCTCGGCATCAATGAAGCAGGCAACGCCTTTGGCAAAGTGGTCAGCCCCATCGTCGGCGCGGCGGTCGGGTTGTTGGCGTGGTTTGCAGTCTTTTTTGTGTTTCCGGTCCTCTGTCTGCCACTGGCAGCCGCGATTTGGTGGCTGGTCCCTTCACGGAAGGGTGAACCCGCGGCCAGCCGCACGGATGGCGGCGCAGAAGGGCGCTCCTATTTCAGCAATCTACTGCAGGTCTTCCGGCGGGAAGGCCGCTGGTTGTCCGTCACCTACCTGTGCGGCGCCACCGCCCTGTTCACCTTGTTCGGCGTCCTGTTTTACCTATCGGAGCTGCTGGAGAAGCAATACGGCATCGACGGCCTCCGCAAGGGGTTGATCCTGGCGATCCCGCTGGGCGTCTTGACCCTCACTTCGGTGGCTGCGGGCATCATCATCCGGAGGCGCCGGCGCCGGATGAAATGGATGCTCATCGGAGGACTGTGCAGCATGGCCGCCAGCCTGGTGGCGTGTGGATCGCTGGCACAGCGGGCTTGGCCGCTGGTTTGCCTGTTGTCCCTCTCTGCCCTGGGAACCGGATGCGTACTGCCGAGCCTGAACATGTTGATCACCTCGGCGGTGGACAGCGCCCTGCGGGGCGTGGTGACCAGCTTCTACGGAAGCGTCCGTTTCCTCGGCGTCGCAGCCGGCCCGCCGGCGATCACGTACCTCATGACTTTGCCCCGTGTCTGGATGTTTGCCGCCGTTGCGGCTCTTTGTGTCGTCTGCGCAGTCCTTGCGGTGTGGTTCATCCGGTCTGAGGAGACGTCCCCAGGCGGCGGGCGGACATCACCCGGCTCCGTTCACGGCGAGGGCGGTGCGTCT